In Sphaerodactylus townsendi isolate TG3544 linkage group LG13, MPM_Stown_v2.3, whole genome shotgun sequence, one DNA window encodes the following:
- the LOC125442468 gene encoding leucine-rich repeat-containing protein 74B-like: protein MPKLPLSPVPEQENDVGAQPPGSSSSFDVSESGSSSPDSAVGGKVRKARQQASPRYVAEPSESEMCHAEKTESDSEEGDHEEQTQEDTDNEEEWDTDLEIEESKKAYDPTGKAKYLEICHTYGVPPVSYFIRHMKDSELSLMHHGLGPKGVKPVALSLANNTSVLKLNLSDNWLNGDGTASVAEMLKENCYISDVDLSENRLGMKGTKALSAMLLENTTLVSLKLSGNELNDPAAKYLAGALVTNNKLVYLDLSHNAFGESAGKMVLPAVSGKGAVAVAKGLAGNIFLRVVDLSYNGFGNRGAAALGEALKINNVLEELNVSNNHISLEGALCLALALKDNKTLRSLSMARNPIQSGGCIRILKAVQANPGAVLEVLDFSEIVLKEDIAGLCDAVHEIFPGLQIKHDGTRLPFRADKSKV from the exons ATGCCGAAGCTGCCTCTGTCTCCAGTGCCGGAACAAGAGAACGACGTCGGGGCTCAGCCGCCGGGCAGCAGCTCTTCTTTCGATGTCAGCGAGAGCGGGAGCAGCTCTCCAGACTCTGCTGTGGGGGGAAAGGTTAGAAAGGCTAGGCAACAG GCTAGTCCAAGGTATGTTGCTGAACCCTCCGAAAGTGAAATGTGTCATGCAGAGAAAACTGAAAGTGATTCAGAAGAGGGGGACCATGAAGAACAGACACAAGAAGACACTGACAatgaggaagagtgggatacAGACCTGGAGATTGAAG AGTCTAAGAAGGCTTATGATCCAACAGGAAAAGCCAAATACCTTGAGATCTGCCACACATATGGTGTTCCTCCTGTCTCTTATTTTATACGGCACATGAAAGATTCTGAGCTGTCGCTGATGCACCATGGCCTTGGCCCAAAG GGGGTCAAACCTGTGGCTCTTTCCCTGGCAAACAATACGTCTGTTCTGAAATTAAACCTAAGTGACAATTGGCTGAATGGAGATGGGACAGCTTCAGTGGCAGAGATGTTAAAGGAAAATTGCTACATTTCAG ATGTTGATTTATCTGAGAACAGGCTGGGGATGAAAGGGACCAAGGCCCTGTCTGCTATGCTTCTGGAGAATACCACACTTGTGTCACTGAAACTCTCAGGAAATGAATTAAATGATCCAGCAGCCAAATATCTAGCTGGTGCCCTTGTCACCAACAACAAACTGGTATATCTTGATCTGAGCCATAATGCTTTTGGAGAGTCAGCAGGTAAAATGGTTCTTCCGGCAGTGTCAG GAAAAGGAGCAGTTGCTGTTGCCAAAGGTCTGGCG GGAAACATATTCCTCCGGGTGGTGGATCTCTCCTACAATGGCTTTGGCAACAGGGGAGCTGCTGCCCTGGGAGAGGCCCTAAAAATCAACAATGTGCTGGAAGAACTTAATGTCAG CAATAATCACATTTCACTGGAAGGAGCCCTCtgcctcgctctggccctgaaaGACAACAAGACTCTCAGGAGCCTCAGT ATGGCCAGAAACCCCATACAGAGTGGAGGCTGCATTAGGATTCTGAAAGCCGTCCAAGCAAATCCTGGCGCTGTCTTAGAAGTCCTGGATTTTTCA gAGATTGTGTTGAAGGAAGACATTGCAGGCCTCTGTGATGCTGTCCATGAAATCTTTCCAGGCCTTCAGATCAAACATGATGGGACCAGACTCCCATTCAGAGCAGACAAATCCAAGGTGTGA